The following proteins are co-located in the Lagenorhynchus albirostris chromosome 4, mLagAlb1.1, whole genome shotgun sequence genome:
- the MGST2 gene encoding microsomal glutathione S-transferase 2: MAALSVLSACQQSYFALQAGKARSKYKVTPPAVSGSPEFERIFHAQQNCVEFYPIFMITLWMAGWYFNQVFDTCLSLMYIYVHHQYFCGYSEAAKKKVRNTQELITGFQLSLGVLALLTVLSTVGIANSFLDEYLDFNVAEKLRYF; the protein is encoded by the exons GTTATTTCGCTTTGCAGGCAGGAAAGGCGAGATCAAAATACAAAGTCACACCCCCAGCAGTCTCTGGGTCACCAGAGTTTGAGAGAATATTTCATGCACA ACAAAACTGTGTGGAGTTTTACCCAATATTTATGATTACATTGTGGATGGCTGGATGGTATTTCAACCAAG TTTTTGATACTTGTCTAAGTCTGATGTACATATATGTCCATCACCAGTATTTCTGCGGATACTCAGAAGCTGCTAAAAAAAAGGTAAGGAACACCCAAGAATT GATCACTGGCTTCCAGTTGAGTCTGGGGGTTTTGGCCTTGTTGACTGTCCTAAGCACCGTGGGGATTGCAAACAGCTTTCTGGATGAATACCTGGACTTCAATGTTGCCGAGAAACTGAGGTACTTCTAA